The following DNA comes from Halobacillus litoralis.
ACATATTCATCTGCACGGTGTTTGGCATATAAATAATACTTGAAATCATCTGGCGCCTGCTCTGGACGATCAGCCCCGATTGAGCTTAACATCATATATCTTTTCACACCATTTGCTTTAGCAAAATCAGCAGCTTTGATCGCCCCTTCCTGGTCAATGACGATTGTTTTATCTGCACCAGTATGCGGACCAGAGCCTGCTGCAAAGATCACAGCGTCTTTCCCATGGAAGGCATGCTCAAAGTCTTTTTCAAGGTCACCTAATACAGTAGCCACCCCGAGCTCTTCAAACTGAGGAATTTGATCCGTGTCCCGGACCATTGCATAAGGCTTGTGTTCTGAATCATTTAATTTATTGATGATATGTTTACCTACTTTTCCATTCGCTCCAATGACTAGCACCTTCATCTAATCAACCTCCTTGAATGTCTTTTCCTTGTTTTTCCCTACATATCTAAATATAAACAGTTCAATATTCACTGAAAGGAAATCCTTCCCATGAGAGCGAATCAGTTAATATATAGGAGGGGAGGCAATATATGAAGAACATTTATCTTTTCACCGGGTTTCCTGGTTACTTGGCATCTGAATTAGTCAAGGAGCTTTTCGACCAGCCCCACCACATTGAGAAAATCTACTTACTATACCTTGAGCCTATGGAAGAACGCGCCCGTGACCAAATAAAAGAGTGGGAAAAATGCACTTCGATCGATTTGGAAAAAGTCCATCTGATCAAAGGAGATATCACTGAACTGCAAATGGGACTCGAACCATCCTTATCCCAGAATCTCCAGAAAAGCGTCACCCATGTGTTCCACCTCGCAGCACTCTATGACCTGGCGATTCCGCTCTCTGCCGCATGGAAAGTAAACGTCCAGGGGACACGTGTAGTGAATCGATGGTTGGAAAATTGCCTGAACTTAAACCGGTATATTTATTTCAGCACCGCGTATGTGTCAGGAAAACGCGAAGGGCACATCAGCGAAGAAGACCTCCTACACACTGAAGGATTCAAGAACCATTACGAATTCACAAAATATGAAGCGGAGCGACTAGTGAAAGAGGTACAGCCTCACATACCAACAACAGTGATCCGGCCCGGCATTGTCGTCGGGCACACAGAATCAGGGATAACTGCTAAATTTGACGGACCGTATTTTATATTGAACTTGCTGGATGTATTAAAACATTCACCTATCCTCCCTTACTTCGGAAAAGGAGAAGCGAAAGTGAACTTAGTGCCATTGGATTATGTCATTGCTTCCACGATTCATTTTGCCCATTCGCCTGAAAGCAGTGGGAAAACGTATCACTTAACAGATCCAAACCCTTACACAGCCAAAGCCATCTACCAGCGGCTTTGTGAGCTTCACGTACACAAAAAGCCACACCTCACCTTACCGATCAGCATTGCACGGCAATCTTTGAAAATCAAAACACTCCGCCAGCAGCTGAAAATACAAAAAGAAGCGCTTGATTACTTTCTGTGTCAAAGCGAATATGACTGCACTCAAACTATGAAAGACTTGAATGGTACGCCAATTTCATGTCCTGATCTCTTTACGTACACAAATAACCTTGTCTCTTATTACCAGACACAAAAAAAGAATCCTGATAAGCACGTCTCTATTTTCTAGTATCCAAGTTCTTTAAGCTTCAAGATTTTGCGTTCATTCTGGAACGTCCTACTATCCTGCAGGAGGAACAGAACCACAAAAGGCAGCGGTTCTCTTCCGCTGCCTCCTCCTTATTCTTCTTCCAGCCAACTTTCATATAAACGTTCCACTTCGGCCTCTACTTGTTCTTTTTCAGATTGCAGTGAAACTAAATCCCTCACGGCCCCGTTTTCTTCCATCTGCTGCTCGAGGGCCACCACTTGCTTTTCTAAACGGGCGATTTCATCTTCCAGATACCCTTCACTTCCAGCATCCTTATTTGCTGATGGTTCTTCTTTTGCCCCAGAGCTCGGCAATGATTGTTCCCTCTGGCTTTCAAAACTTTCAATCCAACGCTCCCTGGTTTCATCGTAATTTCCAATATGACGATATAGCTTCCCCTCAATAAGGTAGGCTGTGCTCGTGAAGCATTGATTGAGAAAGTAACGGTCGTGGGAGACGCCGATAATCGTCCCTTCGAAATGATTCAAAGCTTCTTCCAACACCTCTTGTGATTCGATATCCAGATGGTTCGTCGGCTCATCGAGGATAAGGACCTGTATTCCCTGGTACATGAATACCGCTAATTTCAGCCTCATCTGTTCACCACCACTGAGGTGGCGGATTTTCCGGAATACATCGTACCCATAAAACATGAACCTGGCCAAACGATGGCGAGCTTCTCCTTCGGTTACTCGAATGTAGTCTCTGAAGTAATCAATCATCCGCTGGTCACGATCTACATGTTGAAGCGGGTTTTGCGGAAGATAACCAACTTCAATAGATGGTGCCCGTTTAATGCTTCCTGTGTCTGGTTCTTCAATTCCCAATAGTATTTTCAACAGTGTTGATTTCCCGCTTCCATTTGTCCCTACAATTGCCAGACGCTCTTGATAACGAACATGTAAATCGACACCCTTTAGCACGGAGGTGCTTCCATAAGCTTTTCCTAAGCCCTCTACTTGAAAGACATCTTTCCCTGTCCTGCCTTCAGACTGAAGTGACAACTGCATCTTCTTCGGGTCAATGACCGGACGATCCAATTTCTCCATTCTTTCCAGAGCTTTCTCCATACTTTTTGCTTTTTTGAAAAGTTTCGGATTCGGCGGCGTCGCTTCATTAGCCCATTGCCTCAGCCTCCGGATAGCTTCCTTCATCTTCTTGATCTTCTTCTGCTGCTCTTCATATTGATGGAATTCCGCTAGTAACTTCTCTTCTTTCTGCTTCTCGAACGAGGAATAGTTTCCCTTATAGGTATGGAGTTCACCTGATTCAAGGTCCATGACCTCTGTGACAACCTGATCCAGAAAAGAACGGTCATGAGAAATGATGCAGATTGTTCCCTTATACTGTCGCAAGTATTCTTCCAGCCATTCAATAGCCCGAAGGTCGAGATGGTTCGTCGGTTCATCCAACAGCAGGACATCCGGGTTTTCCAGCAGCAATTTGGCTAGTCCCAACTTAGTCTTTTCCCCACCACTCAATTGTGAAAAAGGCTGTTCCAATAGATGTCGGACATTCAAACCATTGGCTACGCGGCGGATGGAAGCCTCCATTTCATAGCCACCGTCTTGAGTGAAACGTTCTTGGATTTCCCCATATTCCAACATGGCTTTTTCCATTCTTTCCGGGTCGAGCATCTCTTTTTCAAGAGCCTTCATTCTTCGACTTAATATCAGCAGTTCTTTAAAAGCAAGTTCGAGAAAAGCTTTACCAGTATCCTCCCATTGAGAAGGAATCTGCTTTAAATAACCGATTCGTATCCCCTTCTGGATGAATAGATCTCCACCATCCATAGCCTCTTCTTTGGTGATGATGCGGAACAGTGTCGATTTCCCGCTCCCGTTCCTGCCGACAAGACCAATTCGCTGTTGTTCTTTCCATTCCATATTCAGCGCTTCAAACAATACTTCCCCACCGACAATTTTATATAAGTTTTTCATTGTAATAATCATTTGAATTCCTCCTAAAGACTAATTGAAGACACAAAAAAAGTCAGAGGTCCCGTTACCTCTGACTTTACTTCCTGTCCTATAAATCAGATATGAGACGTTACATTTTTCATTATTCACCTGGCTTTTTGGACATACGTGTCCCGTTGACAGCTGAATCATGAATAATCGCACGGCGTACATAATTGATTTGGTAGTCAAGCACGTGCATCTGTAACATCTTCATACCCTCCTTTGTCTTTAGAATTGCTCTTATTATAACGGAATTTCAGAAAATTGGCTACTCTTTTTTGTTATCTGCATATTTGCCTAACTTCTTCAGAAGCTCGATCGCTTCTTTCTTTTCTTCATCCGTAAGTCCGTCCATGATCTTTTCAATCTGTTTCCAATGATCAGGAAAAATACTATTCAATAGTTCGCGGCCTTTTTCCGTAATTGAAGCAAATGTAATTCTGCGATCGTTCGGACATGGCACACGTTCCAAATATTTTTTCTTCTCCAGTTTATCTACCACGTAGGTGATGCTTCCGCTAGCAAGGAGAATCTTTTCGCCGATTTTCTGTAGCGGCTGGTCACCTTCATGATAGAGAAGTTCAAGAACCCCGAATTCTGTAGGGTTCAGCTCGTATCTTTGAATGTCATCTTTCACTAAATCTGCAATCGTGCGTTGTGCTTTCGCCAATACGACAAACAGCTTCAACGACGGATCTTGCTTTTTCTTTCGGTATAAATCTTGTTCGCTCATCACGTTCGCCCATCCTTTTTTATAGATAAAGATAGTATAAGTTTAACAAATTTCTACTGTCAAACCATCCTAAACCTTCAAAATTCCTGAAATGAAAGTTTTTCACTCATTCGGCACTGCCTGCAATGCTTGCGGCCCGCCACCTAAAAAAGTGAAATGGCCTGGAAGGACTTGTAGGTGAGCCGGGGTATTGCCTTTGATTTCTCCATCCATATCCACCTCTTGTGATTGATCGACATCGATGCTTATCCTTTCTCCCTGACGATGGTAAAGTTCCTGGAACTGTCGGTCATCGACGGAAGGACGGCCCATCGTCATCAACTCCCGAAACAACGTCAAGTTTGAATTTTTCACAATCAACACATCGAACTTACCATCCTGAAGGTCGATGTAGGGGACAGGCAGACGCCTAGTGCCAATGAACTGGCCGTTCGTAACTAACACCATAACGGCTTCTCCTTCCAGGACTTCACCATCAACAGAGACCGAAAACTTGAAAGGTGTGGCCTGATTCATCGTTTTAAGAGCACTGATAAAATAACTGAGCACTCCTAGACGATTTTTCTGATCTTCGTCGATATTTGAGGAAGTTTGTGTAACTAGACCAATTCCCCAAAAGTTGAGAAAATAATGCTCATCGGTTTTTCCTGCGTCTACTTGTAACTCTTCCCCTTGAATAACAGCTCTTGCTGCTTGGTCCAATTTTTGAGGAGTGTCCAGCACCCGGCTGAAATCATTACAAGTCCCACCAGGTAAGATGCCGATCACTGGACGTTTTTCCAGTTCAGCCATGCTATTAATACATTCATGCACAGTCCCGTCCCCACCGAAAATGAATAGAACGTCCACTTCCTGTCCGTACTCGCGGCACACTTGATCCAGTTCTTCCAGCGACATCGTCTGAATAACTTTGAGCTCTTTGACTTCCTTACTAAGGATAGGCAGTATCTGCCCAAGAGCGGTTTCTACCTGTGTTTCCTCTTTGTTTCCATTATATATGAAAATACCACTCTGATATCGAGGCATGTAATCCCTTCCTTCCTCTTATCATAATTGACTATTTTGCTTCAATTGAAACCAAGGACTTGCTTGTAGCTGCTTCCCAAATCCGTTCACGGTCGTCTACAGTCAAATAAACTCTTTTGACTTTCCTTTTCAAACCGAAGAAAAGACAGGCCTATTTCCTCCTCCAGGTCGATTATGAATGTCGGGGAAACAGGCTCCAGCCCTCCTAATGTTAAGCTTAAGGCTTCTTTCTCCTTCACGCCCAGATTTTCAGCAGAAGTATATGGGCGGATACCTTTTATCTCCTCCAAAGGAATGGTCATATGGAAGCGCAGTCCTTTTTGGATATGGACAGCAGATTCATCTAAGATGAGGGGGTTCTTCCGAATCGCCTGATAATCTCCAACCAAAAATAAAAGAGCATAGAAATCAAGTGTTGTAGCGACCCAGGCAGCAGTGTGGCTATATTGCATAAGAATGACATGCACCGCAATGATTTCAATGAGCATCGCATGGACAAGCATAAGAAATACACCGAAATATTCACTATTTTTATGATAACTGAAACTTTCCTTGCCTGTGGGGACTTTATCCAGATGTGGAAATAATGCAAAACGTACAGCAGCGGCATCTGCTGCCAGAAGACTGCTCAACTTGTTAAAAGCTTTATACTTCTTTTGACGGGAAAAAGTACGTTGATTTGTTGCGTGCACTCTTGCTAATAAATGAGGGTGAGTTTTATGGAATTCTTTAAAATTTTGTTTCCACTTCGGCAACTCCCTGAGGAAGAAAATAAGAAGACTTATTTCGAAGACTATAAAAAAAGTTTCAATGGCTACAAGAGAATAGTTCATTACCATTAAATCTTCTTTCGCATAATCAGGGACGATCCAATGTATGAAAAGGGCCCCAAGCAGCATCAATGGTGCAAAAACAGAAACCGACGGTCGTCTTCTCAATACAAAAGTGAATGTGACGATCGGCAGGATAACCATCACATCAATCATTGTCGCCCAGACCAATGGCCCCTGAACAGTTCCTGTTATCTCAGCCTTTTGCATAAGGAAGTTCGCCATCAACAAGAGACTGATAAAAAACAAGCCTCCATAAAAGGATTTCCTATGATACCTGATTGTCTTTTCCACCTGGACCCTCTCCTTATCCTTTTCCTTCATTTTACAATAAAAAATGAGTCTTCAGCATAAAAATAAATGACATTCCCTGCTCTTCTTCATTTGTTCACAAGGCTGTCACAGAACAAACAATTAGGTTTACTTCCCTATCATTCTCCTTTATACTTAGCTTTGTTTAGGAGGCTAAGTAATTATGAAAGAACAAATAGACCATACTTTGGGATACAACATCCATATGGTTTCGCACTTTTTACAAAATGTATATAACAAACGATTAGGAGAATATGGATTAACACATTCGCAAGCCAAGGTCATTTATTTTTTGGCATCCAGAGGTGACCAAAGTCAGACAGAACTACAAAATCACCTTCATATTAAAGCGTCATCAATGAACGGTCTGATTGAATCTCTGGCTAAACATGAGCGTATTACCAAGAGGTCCAGCAGCAAAGATAAACGAACCAAGATCATAACACTCACGGACAATGGCTTGGAATTACACGATACGATCTTGAGCATCATTCAAGATATTGAAAAAGAAGCGACGGCAGGTTTGTCACCTGAAGAACAACAGGTGATGGTTTCCTGGCTGAAAAAAATGCAACAGAATTTAAAGCCTATAACATCAGGGAGAGAAAATAAATGAAAGAACAGAGTCAGCGTTTAGGTACTCAACCGATTCCGAAACTGCTTGCTAATTTATCGATTCCCGCCATGATAGGCATGTTCGTGATGGCACTCTATAACGTCATTGATACATTATTTATCGCGCGAGGGGTCGGGATCTTAGGGGTATCAGGCGTAAGTATCGGATTTCCAGTCATGATGATTATTATGGCGATTTCAGCAGCTGTCGGCATCGGCGGTGCTTCTGTAATATCAAGAAGACTAGGAGAAAATAAGCCAGAAGAAGCCGACCAAGTGTTCGGAAATATCCTATTTATGATTGTTGCCGTCAGCAGTTTCGGCTTAATTGGTGCATTTACGTTCCTGGAGCCTTTATTGAAACTGTTCGGCGCGACTGAAAACATTCTGCCTTATGCAACAGATTACCTTTTCCCGATCATGCTCGGGTCCATCTTCTTCTCCTTCGCATTCACGACCAATAGTATCATTCGCTCTGAAGGAAATTCGAAGTTTGCAATGATGACTATGATCATCCCCGCAGTATTGAATATCATATTGGATCCGATTTTCATTTTCGGATTAAATATGGGCGTCCAGGGGGCTTCCGTTGCGACTGTCCTTTCCCAGGCAACAGTCACCCTCGTAGTATTGAATTACTTCCTTAAAGGAAGGTCTTCTCTGACCATCAAAGCAGCATACCTGAAGCCACAGTGGAACGTGATCAGAGAAATCCTGACCATCGGAATGCCTGCTTTCATCCGCCAAGTATCGGGAAGCGGCATGATGATCGCCATCAATTTGATGCTCATCAAGTTCGGTGGGGAATTTGAGGTCGGGGTCTTCGGAATCGTACAGAAACTCGCGATGTTTACAATCATGCCTATGATTGGTGTTTTACAAGGGATGCAGCCGATCATCGGGTATAACTACGGAGCCAACAATGATAGCCGCTTAAAAGAAACGGTACTGCTCGGCATGAAAGTCGTCACCGTGATTTCTACCGGCATCTTCGTAGTTATGATGGTATTCCCTGAAGGACTGATGAATATTTTCACTGGAGATGCAGAAACGATTGAAACAGGAGCCTATGCAATCCGGATTATGTTCGCCCTTGCGATGTTAATCGGGGCTCAGGTCGTCAGTGGCGGTCTATACCAAGCATTAGGAATGGCGAAGCCGGCACTCATCTTATCGATGGCACGGCAGGTCTTATTCCTCATCCCGCTTGTCTTGATCTTGCCGAACTTCTTCGGTGTCACAGGGGTTTGGTTAGCCTTCCCTCTTTCTGATTTATTAGCTTTTGCCTTATCGATGATTTTCTTATACAAAGATCGGAGACTTTTTTTCAAATCGAAAAAAGACGCTCCTCCATATGAAGCCACTGAAAAACCCTTTTCAATCTAGAGGAGCTGTTAAAGTTTGTTGTTGCTTCTCACGATCGCTGGTCGGTGGATGCTTGCCGCAGACACGATTTAAGGCAATAGCCTCAGAGTATATCAAACTCTGAGGTTTTTTTTATGTTTTTATAACGATCAAGCAGATCCCATAGAGGCCAGGTACACAGGAAATCCTTTCTTAATGATAGAAAAGCCAACCTAACCTCACGTTTGAAAGTCAGTCCTATTTTCTATGACAACCTCCTCTTGATTCCACCATCTTTTCCCAAAGATTACAATCTATTTATAGCAACAACTGACAATTTCCGTTAGAATAAGACAGAGAGTTTTATTTTTCTTCGCAAAAGGATGGAACACATGACATACTCTATCAATTTAATTAAATTGTTCACACGCCGTGATGATCATTTATTCAAACTGAATGAGGCAGAGCGGATCAAGAATGTTTGGAACCTATTATTCTTGTTACTAGGTCTGACGATTCTTACATATGTTTGGACCGCGTGGCTCGGCTTAGGGACAGATGCCATTTCAGCGAACATGTCAGACATGAACAGGGTAGAATACGAACTGAGGAAAGCATGGTTTTTGATGGGCCGGGCAGGTTTTGCCATCCTCTTGTTTCTTTTCATCCTTTTCATCTCATCTTTCTTTTTCTGGTTATTCAACAATGTCTCCTATAAAAAATTGTTCGTCCTTCAGATGAACATTCTGCTCATCATGTTGATCGAACGGGTGACTTGGATACCATTGATGGTGTACGCAGGCATCGACTGGTATGTCTCCCCTTTCTCATTCGGTGTGATTGCATCTTCTTTCACTTCGATTGAATGGGTCATTTATTTCTGCGGTGCCATTTCCATTTTTCAATTATTCATCATTTGGTATCAAGTTAAGTGCCTTTCTTGGTTATCATCAACGAAAAAAGGGTGGATTTGGACAGGTGTCATTTTCTGGCACCTGCTATTATGGGCAGGGACCGCCGCCCTTTCCTATTACGATTTGTTCCTACTTTATCTAATCAGGTAAGAAAGCAGCAGGTGGAAAAATCATGGCTAAAAAAAATTACAAAGGAAGAATCATAGGTTTATTGATTGTCGCATTTATCACGACAAACGCTTTACTCATCTTTTTTGATGATAAGGAAAAGGTTGACCGCAAATCCTACATCAACGAATGGTCAAGGACCATCACCTATGATTTATTCGAAAAACTTCAAACAAGAGGTGTCTTCACTTCTGAAGAATCCAGTCCTGTGTATTTCAATGAGGAGACAGGCTCTTTCGGAGAATTTCTCGTCAAGGAAGGGGATTCAGTCAGTGAGGGTGATGACTTATACACGTACGAAGTCGAAAATTATTACCAGCAGGAAGCAAATCTTCAAGGAGAAATCAGCCGGTTGGAAGAGGAAATCGGAGCGATTGAGGACTACATAGATGAAGTAGAGGATTATACCATTCCTGATCCCCCTCAATCTGAAAATGACAGTCCTTTCGGCAGTGATGATTCTGAGGAGACACCTCCTCCTTCTTATGTGGAAACAGAGTTTCTGAAAGAAGAAAAAATTGCTGAAAAAGAAAAAGAGCTCGCTAAGCAGGAAGCGATGTTGGAAATGGTTGAAGACCAGCTTGACCAACTCCAGGATAATGGCGATCAAATAACTGTCACCAGCACTTTTTCAGGGACAGTCACCCATATTTCTGAAGAGTTGGAAGCTCCATTACTCACATTGGAATCCAGGAATCTTGTACTTGAAGGCGAACTGCGTGAAGGTGAACGCAAAGATGTTGAAGAAGGCATGTCAGCTGAAATTTCTGTGCCTGACCTTGATGTAGAAGCAACAGGCACCCTTGAATCTGTTGACGAATTCCCTGAGGATATGAAAGTTCATCGCTCAAGCCGATATCCTTACTCCATATCATTGGACGACGCAAATGAAGAGTTGCTTCCTGGATATCACGCAGATGTGAAACTTATCACTGATGAAGCTCTTGGGGTTGTCACTTCCTTGGAAACAGCTCTTGAAACAGACGAAAACCTATACGCATGGGTTATGAATGCTGAAGGACAGTTGGAACGCCGTGAAATCGAGTCCGGTCTGGAGGAAAATGGACTTGTTGAAATTGTATCTGGTTTAGAAGAAGGAGAGTGGTTAGCCATCTATCCGAAAGATGAATTCAGAGACGACGCTACATTCTTCACTCCACTGAAAATCGATGAGATGCCCGTTCAAGACCTGTTTAAAATAGAGCAGAAATCCATGATTACTTATGGTTTGCTCGGTATAATGTCCCGATGATTCTGTGACTATGAAACAGGCTCTTTACCTTAGGGCCTGTTTTTTTATTGGGCAGCATACGTATGTTTTGCAACTCTATTTATCACATGGGACGATATAAGTAAGAGAACATCTTTTTACTAGAAGGGGGAACAAAAATGAAACTCAGTGTATTGGATCAGTCCCCCATACTTTCAGGGATGAACCCACACGATGCACTCCAACAAACGACCGAATTAGCTAAATGGACAGATCGGCTCGGGTATCACCGCTTTTGGATTTCTGAACATCACAGTACAGAGACCTTGGCAGGATCCGCTCCAGAAATTTTAGCTGCCCACTTGGCCGCACATACGAATCAAATAAGAATTGGTACGGGAGGCGTACTCCTCCCCCATTATAGTTCTTATAAGGTAGCTGAATCTTTCCGATTACTTGAAACACTTCATCCTGGCAGGATAGATTTAGGTGTCGGACGGGCTCCCGGGGGCATGCCGAACGTCAACCTGGCTTTGAACCGAGGCAAGCTTCCGAATGTAGAAGGTTACCCGGCGCAAGTAGAAGAACTGATGGCTTATTTGCATGGTCAGGATCCTCAGGGTATGGATATATATGCGACACCATCCGGAGAAACGGCCCCACCTATTTGGATGCTTGGTTCAAGTGGTACAAGCGCTAGATTAGCCGCTGATTTAGGAGCATCCTATTCTTTCGCCCACTTCATCAATGGACGTGGAGGGATAAGAGCTATGGACCGGTACCAGGATTACTTCACCCCTTCCATGCAGCAGAATGTTCCGATTGCGAATGTCTCAGTTTTCGTCGTTTGTGCGGAGACAGATGAACACGCAGAATATCTTGCTTCAAGCCTGGACTTAGCCTTGCTCCAAATTGAACAGGGAGGGAAACGGACACACTTTCCCACACCAGAAGAAGCCCTTTCTCATTCCTGCTCTTTATTTGAAGAGGAAAGAATTCAGGACAACCGAAAACGCATGATTGTCGGTTCACCTGAAAAAGTAAAAGAAGAAATTGAACAATTAGCCAATAGCTATGGCGTAGATGAGGTCATTGTCAATACGATAGTCACTCCTTTTGATGATCGATTGAAATCATACGAACTCCTCGCCAATGTTTTTCAACTCCATAACGCGTAGAATTCCACTAAAACTACTATGATGCGTATCATAGTAGTTTTCTTATGTCTACACACTTCAAATAGCCCTGTCCATTTTCTTCAATGACCGTTCGCTTTTATAAAGGATACTTTCTCACCACAATATTAAGACTTATTTCCTATTCATATTGTCACAAAAACAACCGATACCAATAGTTGTCAGACATCATACAAAAGGAGTGATAAAAGTGAAACGTACATATAGCATATGCATTGTGTTTCTTTCAATGGTCGGTATATTGATTGGATGTGCAAATGATACAACAGGAGCAAATACAGCCAATGAAATCAGCGCGGGACTGATTGTTACCGAAAGTGGTCTTGGTGATGATTCTTTCAGTGACTCTGCCTTCCAGGGGCTCGAACAAGCACGAGACGAGTTGGGAATCACTTTCGACTATCGAGAGCCATTTGATCAGGATTATGAAAAGCACACGGAAGACCTGATTAAACAAGGACATGATGTCATCATCGGACTTGGCTATAATGCTCAACCAGCTATAGATACTCTAGCCGAAGAATACCCAGACCAAGCCTTCGTATTGATCGATGCTGTTTCAGAATTGGAGAATGTAACATCGATTACATTTAAGGAAGATGAAGGCAGTCACTTGATCGGGCTTATTGCAGGTATGAAAACAGAAACCAATACTGTCGGATTCATTGGCGGTGAAAACATTCCGGTCATTGAACGCTTTGAGAAAGGATTCAAGGCTGGTGTGAAAGAAGCAAACCCAGAGGCTACCGTATTGACGGAATATGCGGGAACTTTCGATGACGATCAAAAAGGTCAATCCATTACACAAGACATGGTTGAAGAAGGAGCGGATTATGTCTTCCCCGCTGCTGGATTTACAGGCATCGGTGCGTTGAAAGAAGCTCAAAAGCAGGGCATTTATGCTTTCGGAGTGGACAGCGATCAATATTTCGTTGCAGAAGAAGCAGTCGTAACCTCCATGTTAAAGAATGTGAATGTCGCGCTCTACGGCGTCATGCAACAGCTGAAAGATGGAAACGGACTAGAAGGTGGAGCAAGGACCTTGGGGATTGAAGAAAAAGGGGTCGGTCTTGCACCTATCCGACTCATTGAATTGAACAATGACGAACAAAGTTTGTTGGATAAAGCAACAGGAGAATAAAAGGGGGTAGTGGTATGACCATAGGACGGCGATTATATACGATGACACTGATTCCTTTACTATTGTGCCTTGCACTCATCGGGTTCATCGTTTTTCAAATGATTGATTTGCAACGCTCATCCAACCAGGATGTACAGATTCTCTTAGAAGGTAAAGAATTGCACGGCCAACTCGTCACGGTCGAACAAACATTGACGACTTACGGGTATAACCCTTCTGAAGCATCCAGAACAGAAGCGATGACTCAAATTGAACAGACGAATACCATTTTTTCAGACATGGAACCTCTCATCGTCACTGATGAGCAGGAGCGGTGGTACAATCAAGCAGAAGCAAAGTTTACAGACTGGCAGGAAGTAGCATCAGAAGCTTTGGCAAACAGTGATGTTAACGAAGTCCAGAGGCAGGCTTCTAGGACAGCAGGTATGATCAATGACATCTATATGCTGCAACAAGAGGCTCAGAGTTGGTATGACAATCGAATGAACGATCAGCAGAAAACGATACAAAACCTAATTCTGTTCACAGTGATAGCGGCAGCTGTACTCGTTGTGTTGTCGATTCTTTCTACTACACGATTGACGAAACACATCGCCAAACCATTAAAAAATTTAGCTGAAAAAGCTTCCGAGGTTGCAAAAGGAAATCTC
Coding sequences within:
- a CDS encoding efflux RND transporter periplasmic adaptor subunit, with the protein product MAKKNYKGRIIGLLIVAFITTNALLIFFDDKEKVDRKSYINEWSRTITYDLFEKLQTRGVFTSEESSPVYFNEETGSFGEFLVKEGDSVSEGDDLYTYEVENYYQQEANLQGEISRLEEEIGAIEDYIDEVEDYTIPDPPQSENDSPFGSDDSEETPPPSYVETEFLKEEKIAEKEKELAKQEAMLEMVEDQLDQLQDNGDQITVTSTFSGTVTHISEELEAPLLTLESRNLVLEGELREGERKDVEEGMSAEISVPDLDVEATGTLESVDEFPEDMKVHRSSRYPYSISLDDANEELLPGYHADVKLITDEALGVVTSLETALETDENLYAWVMNAEGQLERREIESGLEENGLVEIVSGLEEGEWLAIYPKDEFRDDATFFTPLKIDEMPVQDLFKIEQKSMITYGLLGIMSR
- a CDS encoding BMP family lipoprotein, with product MKRTYSICIVFLSMVGILIGCANDTTGANTANEISAGLIVTESGLGDDSFSDSAFQGLEQARDELGITFDYREPFDQDYEKHTEDLIKQGHDVIIGLGYNAQPAIDTLAEEYPDQAFVLIDAVSELENVTSITFKEDEGSHLIGLIAGMKTETNTVGFIGGENIPVIERFEKGFKAGVKEANPEATVLTEYAGTFDDDQKGQSITQDMVEEGADYVFPAAGFTGIGALKEAQKQGIYAFGVDSDQYFVAEEAVVTSMLKNVNVALYGVMQQLKDGNGLEGGARTLGIEEKGVGLAPIRLIELNNDEQSLLDKATGE
- a CDS encoding LLM class flavin-dependent oxidoreductase; its protein translation is MKLSVLDQSPILSGMNPHDALQQTTELAKWTDRLGYHRFWISEHHSTETLAGSAPEILAAHLAAHTNQIRIGTGGVLLPHYSSYKVAESFRLLETLHPGRIDLGVGRAPGGMPNVNLALNRGKLPNVEGYPAQVEELMAYLHGQDPQGMDIYATPSGETAPPIWMLGSSGTSARLAADLGASYSFAHFINGRGGIRAMDRYQDYFTPSMQQNVPIANVSVFVVCAETDEHAEYLASSLDLALLQIEQGGKRTHFPTPEEALSHSCSLFEEERIQDNRKRMIVGSPEKVKEEIEQLANSYGVDEVIVNTIVTPFDDRLKSYELLANVFQLHNA
- a CDS encoding MATE family efflux transporter, with amino-acid sequence MKEQSQRLGTQPIPKLLANLSIPAMIGMFVMALYNVIDTLFIARGVGILGVSGVSIGFPVMMIIMAISAAVGIGGASVISRRLGENKPEEADQVFGNILFMIVAVSSFGLIGAFTFLEPLLKLFGATENILPYATDYLFPIMLGSIFFSFAFTTNSIIRSEGNSKFAMMTMIIPAVLNIILDPIFIFGLNMGVQGASVATVLSQATVTLVVLNYFLKGRSSLTIKAAYLKPQWNVIREILTIGMPAFIRQVSGSGMMIAINLMLIKFGGEFEVGVFGIVQKLAMFTIMPMIGVLQGMQPIIGYNYGANNDSRLKETVLLGMKVVTVISTGIFVVMMVFPEGLMNIFTGDAETIETGAYAIRIMFALAMLIGAQVVSGGLYQALGMAKPALILSMARQVLFLIPLVLILPNFFGVTGVWLAFPLSDLLAFALSMIFLYKDRRLFFKSKKDAPPYEATEKPFSI